A part of Gemmatimonadota bacterium genomic DNA contains:
- a CDS encoding phosphotransferase yields MPPLASSYYLERIRDAFPDLMWANYRRVQTIADPDHVMILLDNGIAFRFENDEETNLTRERTVLDALRSNLKAIPVPDYAFVPKASDFAGYHTIPGTRLSPWRFWRLSKANRSEAAQRLGVFISELHSYPITKARSLGVEEGNASVRRRRMWKELFAERADELQCEVRNVFEAWIERSESINHSYEPVLAHNDLWYKHIYHDPSTGRLTGIIDWGDIEITDPAKDFYGFWIYGESFLDEVLSHYAYCDANLKDRSFEHFWGIAISSWFSHPPGGRFFRRSTWQGRPTSEWPMGQVR; encoded by the coding sequence ATGCCCCCATTGGCTTCCAGCTACTACCTGGAGAGAATCAGAGACGCCTTTCCAGATCTCATGTGGGCAAATTACCGAAGAGTTCAGACCATTGCCGATCCCGATCATGTAATGATTCTGTTGGACAATGGCATCGCTTTCCGGTTCGAGAACGATGAGGAAACAAATCTGACGAGGGAGCGGACCGTCCTGGATGCCCTTAGAAGCAACCTGAAGGCAATACCCGTTCCCGACTATGCATTCGTGCCGAAGGCGTCAGATTTTGCGGGATACCACACAATTCCGGGGACTCGACTTTCGCCGTGGCGGTTTTGGAGACTTTCCAAGGCGAACCGCAGCGAGGCCGCTCAGAGGCTGGGTGTTTTCATCAGCGAACTCCACAGCTACCCGATCACGAAGGCACGGAGCCTCGGCGTAGAAGAGGGTAACGCATCGGTTAGGCGTCGCAGGATGTGGAAGGAGTTATTCGCTGAACGGGCAGACGAGCTTCAATGTGAGGTCCGCAATGTTTTCGAAGCATGGATCGAAAGAAGTGAAAGCATCAATCATTCATACGAGCCTGTGCTGGCTCACAACGACCTCTGGTACAAACACATCTATCATGATCCCTCGACCGGAAGACTTACTGGGATCATAGACTGGGGGGACATCGAAATCACGGATCCCGCTAAGGATTTCTATGGGTTCTGGATATACGGAGAGTCATTCCTCGACGAGGTCTTGTCGCACTACGCATACTGTGACGCAAATCTAAAAGACAGATCCTTTGAGCACTTTTGGGGAATCGCAATTAGTAGCTGGTTTAGCCACCCCCCAGGCGGACGATTCTTCAGGCGATCAACGTGGCAAGGTAGGCCGACCTCGGAATGGCCTATGGGGCAGGTGCGTTGA
- a CDS encoding GNAT family N-acetyltransferase: MGIGELEYAHPRKPWPTIRSATAVDAEVVTRIYIDSWNAGFGELIEQSNRIVTSELVERWRGDLAKSAPHRWWVAEHTGKVVGFVGIGPSRDPVDATLGELDTIAIDPSYWRIGIGKALASLAFRHLVADGYNEAIVWTIKGYERGIAFYEAMGWKRDGGVRDNGRQIRLRRPLSI, translated from the coding sequence ATAGGAATAGGCGAGTTGGAATACGCACATCCACGAAAACCTTGGCCAACGATCCGATCAGCCACTGCGGTGGACGCCGAAGTCGTCACACGTATATATATCGATTCGTGGAATGCAGGATTCGGCGAACTCATCGAGCAGTCCAATCGCATCGTCACATCAGAACTTGTTGAGCGTTGGCGCGGCGATCTTGCGAAGTCTGCCCCGCACCGGTGGTGGGTCGCAGAGCATACGGGTAAGGTTGTCGGTTTTGTCGGCATCGGTCCCAGCCGCGATCCCGTTGACGCCACATTAGGGGAACTCGATACCATCGCCATTGACCCCTCGTATTGGCGCATCGGCATCGGCAAGGCGTTGGCCTCGCTCGCGTTTCGTCATCTCGTTGCCGACGGTTATAATGAAGCGATAGTTTGGACTATTAAGGGTTATGAACGCGGGATCGCCTTCTACGAGGCGATGGGGTGGAAACGTGATGGCGGTGTTCGAGACAACGGACGCCAAATCCGGCTCCGTCGCCCATTGTCTATCTAG
- a CDS encoding FtsX-like permease family protein, producing MLKNYLKIMLRNLINHRFYSALNIIGLAIGLACCILIGLYIDYELGFDQNQRNRDQIYRVIRETKTVDQAAFSERTLGGLVEVLNQDVYPEISEALRIHRWQRTIIADNKRIYKQAFCLTDENVLQVFDFPLIQGDPETVLSEPGSVLITHRLAHKLFGTENPIGKTILIEEDDKDYAHHVTGVLKNMPAQTAIRFDILSATKNGRWQEKWMAWKPRGGRPVESYILLKEGYDANQLEGKLSDLIPKYLGEAAANNIQYHLQPLNRIHLYSNHDYGIKIENRGTPETSKPHGDIQNVYLFSLLAIFILVIACVNFINLTTARAIGRRREVGLRKVVGANRLQLITQFLGESIFFACMALILALVLVELALPTFNSFFDCAITLNVNTTQLLLSLFGLIFIVGILAGSYPAFVLSTFRPVSMLRGKSATNVSTRLRKSLVVGQFALAILLMVVTSGVYSQQKFLRNKNLGFDREQIIEVPIFEAANSNQMINPTLFKSQYNAIKQAFTTHPNILRATTTRGLVGEGATVETFHPEGKSTYSMDVIIVDEDFLDFYGIKCVSGRNFTRSYAETTNPQRLREKLDEQFILNETAVEQLGWTNPIGKRFAWKVGGTFYPDGLRSGTVVGVVKDFHYKPLDEKIGRLVLVAEFHEARLLYLEVKSEDLSQTLAFVQKVWERYIPNRPFTFSFLDENLDRIYKNERKLSYIFGFFSTLGILIACLGLLGLATLSAQYRTKEIGIRKVLGASVSNIVMLLSSDFAKLVALANLLAWPIGYYALWQWLQNYAYRVDLGFEFFMLSGILAFLIAMITVSFQTMKAARSNPVDALRNE from the coding sequence ATGCTGAAAAATTATCTCAAAATAATGCTGAGAAACCTGATAAACCATCGTTTCTACTCAGCTCTGAACATTATCGGATTAGCCATTGGTTTGGCTTGTTGTATCCTGATAGGCCTCTATATCGACTATGAATTAGGTTTTGATCAGAACCAAAGGAATCGAGATCAAATTTACAGGGTGATTCGAGAGACTAAAACAGTTGACCAAGCAGCTTTTAGTGAGCGCACATTAGGAGGTCTCGTAGAAGTCTTGAATCAGGATGTATATCCTGAAATTTCTGAGGCTTTGCGTATCCATCGCTGGCAAAGAACAATAATTGCTGACAATAAGAGAATATACAAACAAGCCTTTTGCCTTACAGACGAGAATGTTCTACAGGTTTTTGACTTTCCACTGATTCAAGGCGATCCCGAAACGGTTCTCTCAGAACCAGGTTCCGTTTTAATCACTCACAGACTTGCACACAAACTGTTTGGCACTGAAAATCCGATTGGCAAAACCATTCTGATCGAGGAAGACGACAAAGATTATGCGCATCACGTTACAGGCGTCTTAAAAAATATGCCTGCGCAGACGGCCATTCGGTTCGATATTTTATCGGCGACTAAAAATGGGCGATGGCAAGAAAAATGGATGGCTTGGAAACCGAGAGGGGGGCGTCCTGTAGAAAGCTATATTTTGCTTAAAGAAGGTTATGATGCGAATCAACTTGAAGGCAAACTTTCAGATCTGATTCCGAAATACCTGGGCGAAGCAGCTGCAAATAACATTCAATATCATTTGCAGCCCCTAAACCGCATCCATCTATACTCCAATCATGATTATGGCATCAAAATTGAGAATCGTGGTACTCCAGAGACCAGTAAACCTCATGGTGACATTCAAAATGTGTATTTGTTTTCTTTGCTTGCTATTTTTATTTTAGTAATTGCCTGTGTGAATTTTATAAACCTAACAACTGCTCGTGCAATTGGGCGGAGGCGAGAGGTCGGGCTTCGTAAGGTTGTCGGTGCAAACCGATTGCAGCTCATCACACAATTTTTGGGCGAATCTATATTTTTTGCTTGTATGGCGCTTATCTTGGCTTTGGTGTTGGTAGAATTGGCATTGCCAACTTTCAATTCGTTTTTTGATTGCGCTATTACACTCAATGTCAACACAACCCAGTTATTGCTCAGCCTTTTCGGTCTTATATTCATCGTCGGTATTCTGGCAGGGAGTTATCCGGCATTTGTCTTATCGACATTTCGCCCTGTTTCAATGTTGAGAGGTAAATCCGCTACAAACGTCTCTACTCGGCTTCGCAAGAGTTTGGTTGTAGGACAATTTGCTCTTGCCATTTTATTGATGGTTGTCACTTCGGGTGTTTACAGTCAACAGAAATTTCTTCGAAATAAGAATCTGGGATTCGACCGCGAGCAGATTATTGAAGTTCCAATTTTTGAGGCAGCGAATAGCAACCAAATGATCAATCCCACGCTTTTCAAGAGCCAATACAACGCCATCAAGCAGGCATTCACGACGCATCCCAATATTCTCAGAGCAACAACCACCCGTGGCCTTGTTGGAGAAGGAGCAACAGTAGAGACATTCCATCCCGAAGGAAAATCCACGTACAGTATGGATGTGATAATCGTGGATGAGGATTTTCTAGATTTCTATGGCATTAAATGCGTATCAGGCCGGAATTTCACGCGATCATATGCCGAAACAACAAACCCGCAAAGACTGAGGGAAAAATTAGACGAGCAGTTTATCTTGAATGAAACAGCGGTCGAGCAATTGGGTTGGACAAATCCAATAGGGAAACGATTTGCTTGGAAGGTTGGAGGCACGTTCTACCCAGATGGACTACGCTCCGGCACAGTCGTCGGTGTTGTCAAAGATTTTCATTACAAACCTCTTGACGAAAAAATCGGACGACTCGTATTGGTTGCAGAATTTCATGAGGCAAGGCTACTATACCTAGAGGTCAAATCTGAAGATTTATCTCAAACACTGGCATTTGTACAAAAAGTCTGGGAAAGGTATATACCCAATCGTCCATTCACATTTTCTTTTCTTGATGAGAATTTGGATCGAATCTATAAAAATGAAAGAAAACTGAGCTATATTTTTGGTTTCTTTTCAACCCTTGGTATTTTGATTGCCTGCTTGGGGTTACTTGGGTTGGCCACATTGAGTGCGCAATACCGTACAAAAGAAATCGGCATTCGCAAGGTATTGGGAGCGTCTGTATCCAATATTGTTATGTTGCTATCCAGTGATTTTGCAAAGTTGGTCGCACTTGCAAATCTCTTGGCTTGGCCGATTGGCTACTATGCCCTGTGGCAGTGGCTTCAGAATTATGCGTATCGGGTAGATCTTGGATTTGAGTTCTTTATGTTAAGTGGTATCTTGGCTTTCCTTATTGCCATGATCACAGTGAGTTTCCAGACAATGAAGGCAGCTCGATCAAATCCTGTAGATGCCTTGCGGAATGAATAA
- a CDS encoding GNAT family N-acetyltransferase: protein MNHSDISCRVATRLDVESLLNLFPQITSRPHSLSAKTLGLEESIRIFDEMSDYGNIFIVVGESDKGIVASLIMAIVPNFTYEGRPWAIIENVVVAREQRGKGFGKKLMTFAINLAQEKGCYKLQLLSGPNKDQVEFYRSLGMQDGTSRGFKKYFVERE from the coding sequence ATGAATCATTCAGACATTTCTTGCCGAGTTGCGACCAGATTAGACGTCGAATCTCTGCTAAATCTCTTTCCTCAGATCACGAGCCGTCCCCATAGTCTTTCGGCTAAGACTCTCGGACTCGAAGAGTCAATCCGGATCTTCGATGAGATGTCTGACTACGGCAATATATTCATCGTTGTGGGCGAATCGGACAAGGGCATAGTCGCCAGCCTCATAATGGCTATCGTTCCAAATTTTACTTACGAAGGGCGCCCTTGGGCTATCATCGAGAATGTCGTTGTTGCACGCGAACAAAGAGGCAAAGGATTTGGGAAAAAACTGATGACATTTGCGATTAACCTTGCCCAAGAGAAGGGCTGCTACAAGCTACAGTTACTCAGCGGTCCCAACAAAGATCAGGTGGAATTCTATAGAAGCCTTGGAATGCAAGATGGGACGAGTCGTGGATTTAAGAAGTATTTCGTGGAGCGTGAGTAG